A window of Sphingobacterium kitahiroshimense genomic DNA:
TACAGTTGTGTCAGCAAAATCACAAACTTGAAAATCAATAAGCTGATCTACACCAGCAGTCTTGGCATTCATGATCGCAATATCTACCGCCTGTTGCGAAAGATCTGAAGCAATTATCTTCGGATTTGCTTTCTTATTGACCTGTTCTTTAAGATTTCTTCTTTCTTGAAAAAAGACTTCTTCATCGTAACCAATGAAATGCATAAACGAATAGTTCATGCGGTAAAGGCCAGGACGACGGTTAGTCGCGATCAATGCTGCTTCAATAGCTAAAGTACCAGAACCGCACATTGGGTTGACAAAAGATGATAGACCATCCCATTTCGTTGCAAGAATAGTACCAGCAGCAAGCGCTTCTAACATTGGTGCCTTTCCAGGGTGTTTACGATAACCGTGTTTTGCTAGCGTCTCACCGGAAGAATCGATAAAAACTTCTGCGCGATCATCTTTCCAATACAGATGTATAACAGCTTTGTTTGCATCAGAACCCGAATTTGGGCGAATGTCCTTTTTTTCTTTGATACGATCAACTATGGCATCCTTAACTTTCAAATTCGCAAATAAAGGTGTCGTGATTGTTTCGTTATCGACATTTGAAGTCACAGAAAAATAGCCGTCAAAAGCAATAAGCTCTTCCCATGCGATGTCTTTCAGTTCATCGTATAGTTCCTGAGGGTTGGACGCTTTAAATTCTTTTATCGAATAAAGAATCTGAGAAGCAGTGCGCAAATTCAAATTTAACTTAATCGTTTCATTCAAGGTGTTAAATAATTCTACACCAGTAGAGAAAGAACGTTTGATCTCGAAGCCAAGTTCTTCGACTTCTTGTTGCAAATAAGGAGAAAGTCGCTTATTGCAAGTGATGATGATTTTATTGGGGGTGTTGAAAACTTCCATAATATTTGTACAAAGTTAGTTAATCTCTTACTCAAAAAATGCTTATTTTTACGGTTTAATATTTTTGATTATGGAAATTAGAGGAAAAGTACACGAAATAGGTGCTACGCAACAAGTAACAGAGTCATTTAAGAAGCGTGATATAATCGTGGCTTACGCTGAAAATCCGCAGTTTGTTGAATATATTCGCTTTGAAGCTACTCAAGACAGAACATCAATTTTTGATGGTTTGACTGTAGGTGAAGAAATTGAAGTTTCTTTCAATTTACGTGGTCGTCCTTGGACAAATAAAGAAGGTGTAACAACATACTTCAATTCATTAGTTGCTTGGAGAGTTACTAAATTAGCAAATACTGCTGCTTCAGCTCCTGCTCCAGGTTATGCTGAAATGCCAGCTCCAGTTGATTTATCAGGATCAAATGACGACGACGATTTACCTTTCTAGTCTTACGCGAATCTCAAATATAAAAAAGCTTCAATTAGCCCTGCGCTTATTGAAGCTTTTTTATTAACCAGAAATGTATTTGCCAAAAGGAATTTTGCGAATACCGTATATAAGCATAATACTGATGGCAAGTGTAACAAAAGTTACTAAAGGAATCTTTAAAAATGTGCCCACGGGTAATATCGGATGTACATAATTTAAAATCAGGATATGGCAGAGATATATTCCAAAACTATATTGATCGATCCATAATGCCCACTGGGGAAGTTTTAGATCACGCGATATTGTTTTGATGAATATAAATATACCGGTAGCAATCAGGACTGTATTCGGTGACAAATAACCGTATAAAAGTGGACGAAATTCATGTGCGCTTAAACTCATTTCATAAGTAAAATAAGCTGTTCCCAATGCAGCCATGATAAATAAAAACAAACACCACCATTTTATCCCACTAAAATCTTTTACCTTCAAATAATAACCTAAGATCAAGTACCCTGTATAACTCGAAAAAAATGTAAGATCGAATTTTGGTAGATAGGTTGAAAAGTTTTTGTTGAATATAAACAGCGTTATAAACCATAAAACTAAAAAAATCTCCAGTTCTCTCATAGATGAATGCTTTACGATCTTTTGAAGAAAAGGAATAGCAAGGTATAGACCCATGATCATATAGAGATACCAAAGATGTGCGTTCGCACCGTTTTTGAGTCTATAGACCAATGTAGAGATCAATTGGTCTATATTTAATTCCAGCACATTCGTGTTATAAAAAAAGTAAATAATAGTCCAAAAAAGAAAGGGATAAAAAATCTTAAGGAGTCTTTTTTTATAAAACTGTCCTGTATGTTCTTCTTTCGTCAGCAGGAGAGCCCCAGAAAGCATCACAAATATGGGGACAGAGAATCGAGTGAAACTATTTATCAGATTTGCATATTTCCAGTCAAACCCAGCTATATCAGTACTATTTAAGTAACCAGAAGATGCGTGTATCGCGATGACTGCAATGGTAGCAATAATTCGAAGGACACTGATATAGCTGAGTTTTTCGGTCATATTATCTGTTAATCTGCACTTGGGATTCTGTTCTTTTGTACAAATTGAACCAAGAATACACAAGCAAGTAAAGCGCCTATAGTGGCCATACCAACACCTACTAAAGAAGGAGTATTATACATTAAGCCATATGTAATGGGTATACCTCCTAAATAGGCTCCTAAAGTATTACCCAAGTTGAATGCTGCCTGACCACCCGCTGCAGCCAAAGTTTCAGCACCTTTAGCAGTCCGGATCAACATCATCTGTGTAGGTGGACCTATTGTAAAAGAAACCAAACCCGTAATAAAGGCCATAATGTATGCTGACCATTGAAATGGTGAAACAAAATAAACAAAGACTAAACATATCGCCATAGCACTAAAACTAGCAATAGCCGCTTTTGTCGGAGAGATGGTATCAGCCATTTTTCCACCCAATAAATTTCCAAAAAACATACCTATACCGATTAAAATCATAATAATAGGCACACGATTAGGGTCAAGTCCAGATACATTTGTAACCAATGGAGCAATATAGCTGATCCAGGCAAAAAGACCTCCAGTTCCGATTGCAATAATTGCCATCAGTAGCCATGCTTCTTGCTTTTTGAAAAAACTTACCTGTGCTATAATATTGTTTTGTTTAGAAGATTCAATTTTTGGTAACCAAAGATAAATCATTAAAAATGTCAGGAGGCCTAGTACACTGATGACACCATAGGTAATGCGCCAAGAGTAATGATGTCCGATATATGTTCCTAAAGGCACACCTGCTAAATTAGCAATCGTCATACCTGTAAACATAATCGATATTGCCTGCGCCTCTTTACCTTTAGGAGCTAATCTAGCTGCAACAACAGAACCTACACCAAAGAAAGCTCCATGTGGCAAACCGGACATAAATCTGGAAAGTTGCATGGTAAAATGGGTAGGAGATATAGCAAATAATCCATTGAAAATGAAAAATAGAACCATTAAAAAAAGTAAAACGTTTTTAGGAGGGTATTTTCCAGATAATAGTACTAATGTAGGGGCACCAACAACAACACCGATAGCATAAAGTGCTATTAAATGGGCAGCTGTTGGAATATCGATATTTAAGTCTTTTGCGATGTCTGGTAAGATTCCCATCATAGAAAATTCTGTCATTCCTATAGCGAGACCTCCAAATGCCAATGCAATAATTCCTTTATTCATATTTTTTTGCTCAGATAGTGACGAGCGTGTCGTTAATGATAGAAAAAGCCATTTAAAAAATTAAATGGCTACACGTTTATTCTTTTTTATTGCCAGCGTTTCTGCGGGACACAAATTACATCCTTTGTTTTACGTAATATGATAGGACGCTGATCATATTTATTTTCTAATACTAGAGAATCTTTAGAGTGGAAAGCAACTTTAAACCTTGGTAAATATTGACCTTGGCGATAGCAGCCAGATACTTTTTGTTTGCCATTTTCTTTGACGTATATACCATCGACAATGACACTGTCACCACGTACAACATAAATACCTTTAGCATATTCGATCCAAGACCCATTATTATAACAGCTATCTGATATCTGCTTTGTTTTAGCATGGACATACATGCGTGCATAAATGGAGTCACAGGTAAAACGGAAATCTGTGAGCGTATATTGCAACATTTGATCTTGGTCGGCAATACTGTCTTGTTTCCATTCCCCTTGCAAATAACTAGCACCCTCAGATTGCATTTCCGAATTGAATTTGCAACTTCCAAATAGCAAAAGCATACCCATTGCTAAAAATAGGTATGCTTTGATATTTTTTAATTTATTTAAAAATGGAATCATAGCCTTATTTTAAGCTACCTACCATTTCTTCAGGTTTTACCCACTCGTCAAATTCTGCAGCAGTTACATATCCTAATGCAATAGCCGTTTCTTTTAATGTCGAGTTATTTTTATGTGCTGTCTGTGCAATTTCTGCCGATTTGTAGTAGCCTATTTTAGTATTCAAAGCCGTTACCAACATCAAAGAGTTATCAACTAATTCTTTAATACGAGCATAATTTGGTTCAATACCACTTGCACAGTGCTCTTCAAATGATACACAAGCATCTCCGATTAATCGAGCTGATTGTAAAAAGTTAGACGCCATTAAAGGTTTGAATACATTCAATTCATAGTGACCTTGAGTACCACCGATAGTAATAGCTACATCATTACCCATTACCTGAGCAGCAACCATTGTTAAAGCCTCACATTGAGTAGGGTTAACTTTTCCAGGCATGATCGAAGAACCAGGTTCATTTTCAGGAATAATAATTTCACCAATACCAGAGCGAGGACCAGAAGCCAACATGCGGATATCGTTAGCAATTTTATTTAACGAAACTGCTAATTGTTTTAATGATCCGTGTGATTCAACAATGGCATCATGCGCAGCTAAAGCTTCGAATTTATTCTCAGCAGTAATGAAAGGATGACCAGTAAATTCAGCGATATATTTTGCTACCAGAACATCATATCCAGCAGGTGTATTTAATCCCGTACCAACTGCAGTACCACCTAATGCTACTTCTGCCAAATGCGCTAAAGTATTTTTAACAGCTTTGATACCATAATTCAACTGTGCTACATAGCCTGATAATTCTTGACCCAATGTTAAAGGAGTTGCATCCATTAAGTGAGTACGGCCAATTTTAACAACATTCATGAATTCAGCAGATTTTTTTGCTAATGTATCACGTAGTTTTTCAACACCAGGAATTGTTACTTCAACAACTGCTTTATAGGCCGCTATGTGCATTCCAGTAGGGTAGGTGTCATTAGAAGATTGTGATTTGTTCACATCATCATTCGCTTTTAACACAGGCTCACCTTCTCCAATTTTGAAACCAGCTAATACCTGAGCACGGTTTGCAATTACTTCATTTAAATTCATGTTAGATTGAGTTCCCGAACCTGTTTGCCAGATTACCAATGGAAATTGATCGTCCAATTTACCAGCTAAGATCTCATCACAAACTGCAGCAATAGCATCACGTTTCTCAATAGGTAATACACCTAATTCAGCATTAGCATAAGCAGCAGCTTTTTTCAAGTAAGCAAAACCTTCGATAATTTCATGTGGCATAGATGCAGCAGGACCAATTTTGAAATTATTGCGTGAACGTTCTGTTTGAGCACCCCAGTATTTATCTGCAGGTACTTGAACTTCACCCATGGTATCTTTTTCTATTCTAAATGACATAGCGTTTGATTTTTTTAATATAACAAAGTTAAGTAAAAATATAGAGAACAGGCATTCAAACACTTCATCTTAGTAAAATTTGAATGTCATAGTATCTTCAAATGTTGTTAACCATTCAATCGTTTGGTTAATTGTTCATTGATATGATGGAAAACTTGAATTGGTTTTAAGGTACGCCAAGAAAGATCATTGAGGTTTCCTCCAAAATTGATATAATAATCAATATTATTTTGCATAAATTCTGTGATGACATGTGTCCTAAAATTAACAGCAGCTATCCAACCATCATCAATATCCTGAAAC
This region includes:
- the fumC gene encoding class II fumarate hydratase is translated as MSFRIEKDTMGEVQVPADKYWGAQTERSRNNFKIGPAASMPHEIIEGFAYLKKAAAYANAELGVLPIEKRDAIAAVCDEILAGKLDDQFPLVIWQTGSGTQSNMNLNEVIANRAQVLAGFKIGEGEPVLKANDDVNKSQSSNDTYPTGMHIAAYKAVVEVTIPGVEKLRDTLAKKSAEFMNVVKIGRTHLMDATPLTLGQELSGYVAQLNYGIKAVKNTLAHLAEVALGGTAVGTGLNTPAGYDVLVAKYIAEFTGHPFITAENKFEALAAHDAIVESHGSLKQLAVSLNKIANDIRMLASGPRSGIGEIIIPENEPGSSIMPGKVNPTQCEALTMVAAQVMGNDVAITIGGTQGHYELNVFKPLMASNFLQSARLIGDACVSFEEHCASGIEPNYARIKELVDNSLMLVTALNTKIGYYKSAEIAQTAHKNNSTLKETAIALGYVTAAEFDEWVKPEEMVGSLK
- a CDS encoding MFS transporter, translating into MNKGIIALAFGGLAIGMTEFSMMGILPDIAKDLNIDIPTAAHLIALYAIGVVVGAPTLVLLSGKYPPKNVLLFLMVLFFIFNGLFAISPTHFTMQLSRFMSGLPHGAFFGVGSVVAARLAPKGKEAQAISIMFTGMTIANLAGVPLGTYIGHHYSWRITYGVISVLGLLTFLMIYLWLPKIESSKQNNIIAQVSFFKKQEAWLLMAIIAIGTGGLFAWISYIAPLVTNVSGLDPNRVPIIMILIGIGMFFGNLLGGKMADTISPTKAAIASFSAMAICLVFVYFVSPFQWSAYIMAFITGLVSFTIGPPTQMMLIRTAKGAETLAAAGGQAAFNLGNTLGAYLGGIPITYGLMYNTPSLVGVGMATIGALLACVFLVQFVQKNRIPSAD
- a CDS encoding DUF3127 domain-containing protein, which produces MEIRGKVHEIGATQQVTESFKKRDIIVAYAENPQFVEYIRFEATQDRTSIFDGLTVGEEIEVSFNLRGRPWTNKEGVTTYFNSLVAWRVTKLANTAASAPAPGYAEMPAPVDLSGSNDDDDLPF
- a CDS encoding fumarate hydratase; this encodes MIPFLNKLKNIKAYLFLAMGMLLLFGSCKFNSEMQSEGASYLQGEWKQDSIADQDQMLQYTLTDFRFTCDSIYARMYVHAKTKQISDSCYNNGSWIEYAKGIYVVRGDSVIVDGIYVKENGKQKVSGCYRQGQYLPRFKVAFHSKDSLVLENKYDQRPIILRKTKDVICVPQKRWQ
- a CDS encoding acyltransferase; the encoded protein is MTEKLSYISVLRIIATIAVIAIHASSGYLNSTDIAGFDWKYANLINSFTRFSVPIFVMLSGALLLTKEEHTGQFYKKRLLKIFYPFLFWTIIYFFYNTNVLELNIDQLISTLVYRLKNGANAHLWYLYMIMGLYLAIPFLQKIVKHSSMRELEIFLVLWFITLFIFNKNFSTYLPKFDLTFFSSYTGYLILGYYLKVKDFSGIKWWCLFLFIMAALGTAYFTYEMSLSAHEFRPLLYGYLSPNTVLIATGIFIFIKTISRDLKLPQWALWIDQYSFGIYLCHILILNYVHPILPVGTFLKIPLVTFVTLAISIMLIYGIRKIPFGKYISG
- a CDS encoding THUMP domain-containing class I SAM-dependent RNA methyltransferase, with protein sequence MEVFNTPNKIIITCNKRLSPYLQQEVEELGFEIKRSFSTGVELFNTLNETIKLNLNLRTASQILYSIKEFKASNPQELYDELKDIAWEELIAFDGYFSVTSNVDNETITTPLFANLKVKDAIVDRIKEKKDIRPNSGSDANKAVIHLYWKDDRAEVFIDSSGETLAKHGYRKHPGKAPMLEALAAGTILATKWDGLSSFVNPMCGSGTLAIEAALIATNRRPGLYRMNYSFMHFIGYDEEVFFQERRNLKEQVNKKANPKIIASDLSQQAVDIAIMNAKTAGVDQLIDFQVCDFADTTVPQEEKGIAIFNPEYGERLGNHSQLELTYKRVGDFLKQNCKGYKGYIFTGNPDLAKKIGLRASRKVEFYNGKLDCRLLEYELYEGTREKPKVIYE